From one Catellatospora sp. IY07-71 genomic stretch:
- the hypE gene encoding hydrogenase expression/formation protein HypE, which produces MSADLTEELVMDRVARARRARARVREERLTMAHGAGGKATQSLVEAVFLEAFDNPQLAALDDAAALTVAGTRLAFTTDSYVVSPLFFPGGDIGELAVNGTVNDLAVAGARPLYLSAGFILEEGFPVADLVRIVASMAAAAQAAGVRIVAGDTKVVRRGQADGCFITTAGVGVREREHSPSVGCARPGDAVLVSGPVGDHGMTVLIARGDLDLEVDLRSDTAPLHELTAALLDTAGAGVRGMRDATRGGVATVLNEIARAAGVTVVVDEESVPVRPTVRGAAELLGIDPLYVACEGRFVAVVAPEAADAALAALRAHPLGEQAAIIGRVDTDPAELVLLRTRFGGTRIMDLLVGDPLPRIC; this is translated from the coding sequence GTGAGCGCGGACCTCACCGAGGAACTCGTCATGGACCGGGTCGCCCGTGCCCGCCGGGCCCGCGCCCGGGTGCGCGAGGAGCGGCTCACCATGGCCCACGGCGCCGGCGGCAAGGCCACGCAGAGCCTGGTCGAGGCTGTGTTCCTGGAGGCGTTCGACAACCCGCAGCTGGCCGCGCTCGACGACGCCGCGGCGCTGACCGTGGCCGGGACGCGGCTGGCGTTCACCACCGACTCGTACGTGGTGTCGCCGCTGTTCTTCCCCGGCGGCGACATCGGCGAGCTGGCCGTCAACGGTACCGTCAACGATCTCGCCGTGGCCGGGGCGCGGCCGCTGTACCTGTCCGCCGGGTTCATCCTGGAGGAGGGTTTCCCCGTCGCCGACCTCGTCCGCATCGTCGCCTCGATGGCGGCCGCGGCCCAGGCGGCCGGGGTGCGGATCGTCGCCGGTGACACCAAGGTGGTCCGGCGCGGCCAGGCCGACGGCTGCTTCATCACGACCGCGGGCGTGGGGGTACGCGAACGCGAGCACTCGCCCAGCGTCGGTTGCGCCCGTCCGGGCGACGCGGTGCTCGTGTCCGGTCCGGTCGGCGATCACGGCATGACCGTCCTGATCGCCCGGGGCGACCTAGACCTGGAGGTGGACCTGCGCAGCGACACCGCGCCGCTGCACGAGCTGACCGCGGCGCTGCTGGACACGGCCGGGGCGGGGGTGCGCGGCATGCGGGACGCGACCCGCGGCGGAGTCGCCACGGTGCTCAACGAGATCGCGCGGGCGGCCGGGGTGACCGTCGTCGTGGACGAGGAGTCCGTGCCGGTCCGTCCCACCGTGCGCGGCGCGGCCGAGCTGCTCGGCATCGACCCGCTGTACGTGGCCTGCGAGGGGCGGTTCGTCGCCGTGGTCGCGCCGGAGGCCGCCGACGCGGCCCTGGCCGCCCTGCGCGCGCATCCGCTCGGCGAGCAGGCCGCGATCATCGGCCGGGTGGACACCGACCCCGCAGAGCTGGTCCTCCTGCGCACCCGCTTCGGCGGCACCCGCATCATGGACCTCCTGGTAGGAGACCCCCTACCCCGCATCTGCTGA
- a CDS encoding glycoside hydrolase family 3 protein — MTRTFRGRVSRLTAAALLGTTLLLPSSAGAAAPFPYQDPALPVATRVADLMSRMTLDEKLGQMTQAERGSVTAADLTAYRLGSVLSGGGSAPNPNTATGWADMYDGFQRAALATPLGIPMIYGVDAVHGHNNVVGATIFPHNIGLGATRDPVLVEQIGRAVAEEVSGTGVDWDFAPCLCVARNDRWGRTYESFGETPDIASSLTTIVTGLQGPALGGPASVLATAKHYLGDGGTTGGDDQGDTQLSEAELRAIHLPPFQAAIQRGVGSVMVSYSSWNGVKLHGHQYLVTGLLKGELGFSGFVVSDWNGIDQIDGQSGFTAAEVSAAVNAGVDMVMVPTAWKNFLTLLRAEVGNGHIPLSRIDDANRRILTKKFELGLFERPLTDRAWTPTVGGAAHRALARQAVAKSQVLLKNAGGVLPLARDNNKIFVAGKNADDIGHQSGGWTVSWQGGSGNLTPGTTILQGIRAAAGPTTTVTYNQRGTGIDGTYRAAIAVVGETPYAEGQGDRTGSMSLDRDDLRTIATLRKAGVPVIVVLVSGRPLDIAAELPGWNALLAAWLPGTEGGGVADVLFGVVPPTGKTPMTWGTSVTQQPINTGDGKTPLFPQGFGLTY, encoded by the coding sequence TTCCCTCGTCCGCCGGAGCCGCCGCCCCGTTCCCGTACCAGGATCCGGCGCTGCCCGTGGCCACCCGCGTCGCCGACCTGATGTCCCGCATGACCCTGGACGAGAAACTCGGCCAGATGACCCAGGCCGAGCGCGGTTCGGTCACCGCCGCCGACCTCACCGCCTACCGGCTCGGCTCGGTGCTGTCCGGCGGCGGCTCGGCGCCGAACCCGAACACCGCCACCGGCTGGGCCGACATGTACGACGGCTTCCAGCGGGCGGCGCTGGCCACCCCGCTCGGCATCCCGATGATCTACGGCGTGGACGCCGTGCACGGGCACAACAACGTGGTCGGCGCGACGATCTTCCCGCACAACATCGGCCTCGGCGCCACCCGCGATCCCGTCCTGGTCGAGCAGATCGGCCGGGCCGTCGCCGAGGAGGTCTCCGGCACCGGCGTGGACTGGGACTTCGCGCCCTGCCTGTGCGTGGCCCGCAACGACCGCTGGGGGCGCACCTACGAGTCGTTCGGCGAGACGCCGGACATCGCGAGCTCGCTCACCACCATCGTGACCGGCCTGCAGGGCCCGGCGCTGGGCGGCCCGGCCTCGGTGCTGGCCACCGCCAAGCACTACCTGGGCGACGGCGGCACGACCGGTGGCGACGACCAGGGCGACACTCAGCTGTCCGAGGCCGAGCTGCGCGCCATCCACCTGCCGCCGTTCCAGGCCGCGATCCAGCGCGGCGTCGGCTCCGTGATGGTCTCCTACAGCAGCTGGAACGGCGTCAAGCTGCACGGCCACCAGTACCTGGTGACCGGACTGCTCAAGGGAGAGCTGGGCTTCTCCGGCTTCGTCGTCTCGGACTGGAACGGCATCGACCAGATCGACGGCCAGTCCGGCTTCACCGCCGCCGAGGTCAGCGCGGCGGTCAACGCGGGCGTCGACATGGTCATGGTGCCCACCGCCTGGAAGAACTTCCTCACCCTGCTGCGCGCCGAGGTCGGCAACGGGCACATCCCGCTGTCGCGCATCGACGACGCCAACCGGCGCATCCTCACCAAGAAGTTCGAACTCGGCCTGTTCGAGCGGCCGCTGACGGACCGGGCCTGGACGCCGACCGTCGGCGGCGCCGCGCACCGGGCCCTGGCCCGGCAGGCCGTCGCGAAGTCACAGGTGCTGCTCAAGAACGCCGGCGGCGTGCTGCCGCTGGCCCGCGACAACAACAAGATCTTCGTGGCCGGCAAGAACGCCGACGACATCGGCCACCAGTCCGGCGGCTGGACCGTCTCCTGGCAGGGCGGCTCCGGGAACCTCACCCCCGGCACCACCATCCTGCAGGGCATCCGCGCGGCGGCCGGCCCGACGACCACGGTCACCTACAACCAGCGCGGCACCGGCATCGACGGCACCTACCGGGCCGCGATCGCGGTGGTCGGCGAGACGCCGTACGCCGAAGGCCAGGGCGACCGCACCGGCAGCATGAGCCTGGACCGCGACGACCTGCGCACCATCGCCACCCTGCGCAAGGCGGGCGTGCCCGTGATCGTGGTGCTGGTGTCCGGGCGGCCCCTGGACATCGCCGCCGAGCTGCCCGGCTGGAACGCGCTGCTGGCCGCCTGGCTGCCCGGGACCGAGGGCGGCGGCGTGGCCGACGTGCTGTTCGGCGTCGTCCCGCCGACCGGGAAGACGCCGATGACCTGGGGAACCTCGGTCACCCAGCAGCCGATCAACACCGGCGACGGCAAGACCCCGCTGTTCCCGCAGGGCTTCGGCCTGACGTACTGA
- a CDS encoding transcriptional regulator — translation MHPSPTDLLALHAVRLKGFADTGAVAARFGLDTAQTGEELLDAEAYGWVTRSAFAGLAGWSLTEAGRRRNEAQLSEELEQRASRTAVVAVHDAFVPLNEQATSAFTAWQLGTAGAVPGRFAALADALRPLEQRLTAQLARFGGYHQRFATALAQAESNPAWITGMEVDSCHRVWFELHEDLIASLGIAR, via the coding sequence ATGCACCCGTCGCCCACCGACTTGCTGGCGCTCCACGCGGTCCGGCTGAAGGGCTTCGCCGACACCGGAGCCGTGGCCGCCCGCTTCGGCCTGGACACCGCGCAGACCGGCGAGGAACTGCTCGACGCGGAGGCGTACGGCTGGGTGACCCGCTCCGCGTTCGCGGGCCTGGCCGGCTGGTCGCTGACCGAGGCGGGCCGCCGCCGCAACGAGGCGCAACTGAGTGAGGAACTCGAGCAGCGGGCTTCCCGCACCGCCGTCGTCGCGGTGCACGACGCGTTCGTGCCGCTCAACGAGCAGGCGACCAGCGCCTTCACCGCGTGGCAGCTCGGCACGGCCGGTGCGGTGCCGGGCCGCTTCGCCGCGCTCGCCGATGCCCTGCGCCCGCTGGAGCAGCGGCTGACCGCGCAACTGGCCCGCTTCGGCGGATACCACCAGCGGTTCGCCACGGCGCTGGCCCAGGCGGAGTCGAACCCGGCCTGGATCACCGGCATGGAGGTGGACTCGTGCCACCGGGTGTGGTTCGAGCTGCACGAGGACCTCATCGCCTCGCTCGGCATCGCACGCTGA
- the hypD gene encoding hydrogenase formation protein HypD, which produces MRFVDEFRDAEQARALAARIAARCEPGRVYKFMEVCGGHTHTIYQHGLEDYLPEQVQLVHGPGCPVCVIPMGRVDDAIAIARRPEVILTSFGDMMRVPGGDGSFLDAKAAGADIRMVYSPLDALKIARQHPDRQVVFMAIGFETTAPSTAVTVLRAKAEGLANFSVFCNHVTIIPAIKAILDSPDQRLDGFLGPGHVSTVIGCEPYRFIAEHYRKPLVVAGFEPLDVLHTIDMLLAQLGEGRCEVENQYSRVVPWDGNVTALKVLAEVLELRPFFEWRGLGFISHSALRLTGAYADFDAERRFDVPGVRVADPQSCQCGEVLKGVLKPWECKVFGTACTPETPIGTCMVSPEGACAAYYNFGRFRRQRLLQVTAR; this is translated from the coding sequence ATGCGTTTCGTGGACGAGTTCCGCGACGCCGAACAGGCGCGGGCGCTGGCCGCCCGGATCGCCGCCCGCTGCGAGCCGGGCCGCGTCTACAAGTTCATGGAGGTGTGCGGCGGGCACACCCACACCATCTACCAGCACGGGCTGGAGGACTACCTGCCCGAGCAGGTGCAGCTCGTGCACGGGCCGGGCTGCCCGGTCTGCGTCATCCCGATGGGGCGCGTCGACGACGCCATCGCCATCGCCCGGCGGCCCGAGGTCATCCTGACCTCGTTCGGGGACATGATGCGGGTGCCCGGCGGCGACGGCTCCTTCCTGGACGCCAAGGCGGCCGGCGCCGACATCCGCATGGTGTACTCGCCGCTGGACGCCCTGAAGATCGCCCGGCAGCACCCGGACCGCCAGGTCGTGTTCATGGCGATCGGGTTCGAGACCACCGCCCCGTCCACCGCGGTCACCGTGCTGCGCGCGAAGGCGGAAGGCCTGGCCAACTTCTCCGTCTTCTGCAACCACGTCACCATCATCCCGGCGATCAAGGCCATCCTGGACTCGCCCGACCAGCGCCTCGACGGCTTCCTCGGCCCCGGCCACGTGTCCACCGTGATCGGGTGCGAGCCGTACCGGTTCATCGCCGAGCACTACCGCAAGCCGCTGGTCGTGGCCGGGTTCGAGCCGCTGGACGTCCTGCACACGATCGACATGCTGCTCGCGCAGCTCGGCGAGGGCCGCTGCGAGGTGGAGAACCAGTACAGCCGGGTGGTGCCCTGGGACGGCAACGTCACCGCGCTCAAGGTGCTCGCCGAGGTGCTGGAGCTGCGGCCGTTCTTCGAGTGGCGGGGCCTGGGCTTCATCTCCCACTCCGCGCTCAGGCTCACCGGGGCGTACGCCGACTTCGACGCCGAGCGGCGCTTCGACGTGCCCGGCGTACGGGTCGCCGACCCGCAGTCCTGCCAGTGCGGCGAGGTGCTCAAAGGCGTGCTCAAACCGTGGGAGTGCAAGGTGTTCGGCACCGCGTGCACGCCGGAGACGCCCATCGGCACCTGCATGGTGTCGCCCGAGGGCGCCTGCGCGGCGTACTACAACTTCGGCCGGTTCCGCCGGCAGCGGCTGCTGCAGGTGACCGCCCGGTGA
- a CDS encoding DNA-binding protein has translation MSGSSEERSAAETEDRARARLSARGGDELPRLPWLAARQPHDAVTLIRQVLWRAGTDRSALELPEDLLAALTLLATARAELDQLEAGLLFVGRAEGLTWAQIAEALGLRTAQAAQQRHERVTARLAGDGDGGA, from the coding sequence ATGAGTGGATCATCGGAGGAGCGGTCCGCGGCCGAGACGGAAGACCGGGCCCGCGCGCGGCTGAGCGCCCGCGGCGGGGACGAGCTGCCCCGGCTGCCTTGGCTCGCCGCCCGGCAGCCGCACGACGCCGTGACCCTGATCCGCCAGGTGCTGTGGCGCGCCGGCACCGACCGGTCCGCCCTGGAGCTGCCCGAGGATCTGCTCGCCGCGCTCACCCTGCTGGCCACGGCCCGAGCCGAGCTGGACCAGCTGGAGGCGGGCCTGCTGTTCGTGGGCCGTGCCGAGGGGCTGACCTGGGCGCAGATCGCCGAAGCGCTCGGCCTGCGCACCGCACAGGCGGCGCAGCAGCGGCACGAGCGGGTCACCGCCCGGCTCGCCGGTGACGGGGACGGCGGCGCGTGA
- a CDS encoding PEP/pyruvate-binding domain-containing protein, which produces MTTTGRVVPLAEAGPDCGGKAAALAVLLRAGLPVPDGFVVTGPSADEAAVTAALARLGPGPYAVRSSGLGEDGAAASFAGQLETVLGVRGSDEVLAAIRRCAASGDAPRARAYRARLGLGDRMTVPVLVQELVAADRAGVLFTRDPRDGGDRIVINAAWGLGESVVSGAVVPDEITVWREGGARVAFGDKRTRLDPGPDGPIRSDVPEPDRFHACLDLGEILPLAALGWRCEELFGRPQDVEWAVRDGRFWLLQSRPITTPPVSATGSAPDAGLPAAPERPDLESLLVVGVASSPGQARGPARLVRSVDEFSRVRPGDVLVCRTTDPAWTPLFRLAAAVVTETGGLLSHAAIVAREFRIPAVVGAAGALSRLIDGAYVVVDGALGTVTLTTSPS; this is translated from the coding sequence GTGACCACGACCGGTCGGGTGGTGCCGCTGGCCGAAGCCGGTCCGGACTGCGGCGGGAAGGCGGCGGCGCTCGCCGTCCTGCTCCGCGCGGGCCTGCCGGTGCCGGACGGCTTCGTGGTGACCGGCCCGTCCGCTGACGAGGCGGCCGTCACGGCAGCGCTGGCGCGGCTGGGCCCGGGCCCGTACGCGGTCAGGTCGTCGGGTCTCGGCGAGGACGGCGCCGCCGCGTCGTTCGCGGGCCAGCTGGAGACGGTGCTCGGCGTGCGAGGCTCGGACGAGGTCCTGGCGGCGATCCGGCGCTGCGCGGCATCCGGCGACGCCCCGCGGGCGCGTGCCTACCGGGCGCGCCTCGGTCTGGGGGATCGGATGACCGTGCCGGTGCTGGTGCAGGAGCTGGTGGCGGCGGACCGGGCCGGCGTGCTCTTCACCCGGGACCCGCGGGACGGTGGGGACAGGATCGTCATCAACGCGGCGTGGGGGCTGGGCGAGTCCGTCGTCTCCGGTGCCGTCGTGCCGGACGAGATCACGGTGTGGCGCGAGGGCGGCGCACGCGTCGCCTTCGGTGACAAGCGGACCCGCCTCGATCCGGGTCCGGACGGCCCGATCCGGTCGGACGTGCCCGAACCCGATCGCTTCCATGCCTGCCTCGACCTGGGCGAGATCCTTCCGCTGGCTGCGCTCGGCTGGCGCTGCGAGGAGCTGTTCGGCCGCCCCCAGGACGTCGAGTGGGCCGTGCGCGACGGCCGCTTCTGGCTGCTCCAATCACGCCCGATCACCACGCCGCCGGTGTCGGCGACCGGATCCGCGCCGGATGCCGGTCTGCCCGCCGCGCCGGAACGGCCGGACCTGGAGTCGCTGCTGGTCGTCGGCGTGGCGAGCAGTCCCGGGCAGGCTCGCGGACCGGCGCGGCTGGTGCGGTCCGTCGACGAGTTCTCGCGCGTACGCCCCGGTGACGTGCTCGTCTGCCGCACCACCGATCCGGCGTGGACACCGCTGTTCCGCCTGGCCGCGGCCGTCGTCACGGAGACCGGCGGGCTGCTCAGCCACGCGGCGATCGTGGCCCGGGAGTTCCGGATCCCCGCGGTCGTGGGCGCCGCGGGCGCCCTGTCCCGGCTGATCGACGGCGCGTACGTCGTCGTGGACGGCGCCCTCGGCACCGTCACGCTCACCACGTCACCGAGCTGA
- a CDS encoding IS4 family transposase, with translation MQQQSAITRTITVAAGAFAPGHLGELTQVLDFDLVDAVAAETGTTQRRVRLLPTRVLIFFVLALALFEPCAYRQVWAKLVAGLRGLAVACPSASALTRARRRVGPKPLRALFEAVCGPVAWPTTGPAFWRGFRTVAVDATTLHVPDRPGTRTRYPKRQGPAMTFSYPYLRLVVLVECGTRALLGAAFGPESAGEHVYARRLLDKLDAGMLLLADAYYDSWKLLADIAATRVQYLCRSGAGRVPLILTRLSDGSYLSVLGHGRLKVRVIETWVEITHADGVVRTEQWRLITSLLDHTRYPAADLVQLYHQRWQVETTYLSIKSTILDERVLRSHHPADIDQELWALLTVYQTIIRITVDAVDALPDVDYHRASFTVALETARDQVVTAEAVIPPPGHAVLVGAIGQAVQDNLLPARRRQRAKARSRKNPTSKYGPNAGKHPQQTQTYTFHATVTIFEEGLTARSNP, from the coding sequence TTGCAGCAGCAGTCTGCCATCACGCGCACGATCACGGTAGCGGCCGGGGCGTTCGCGCCGGGCCATCTGGGCGAGCTGACCCAGGTTCTCGACTTCGACCTGGTCGATGCCGTGGCAGCCGAGACCGGCACCACGCAGCGGCGGGTCAGGCTGTTGCCGACCCGGGTGCTGATCTTCTTCGTGCTGGCGCTGGCGCTGTTCGAGCCGTGCGCCTACCGGCAGGTGTGGGCGAAACTGGTCGCCGGTCTGCGCGGGCTCGCGGTGGCCTGCCCGAGCGCGTCGGCGCTGACCCGCGCCCGCCGCCGCGTCGGCCCCAAACCGCTGCGCGCGCTGTTCGAGGCGGTCTGCGGCCCGGTGGCCTGGCCCACGACGGGGCCGGCGTTCTGGCGCGGGTTTCGCACCGTCGCCGTGGACGCCACCACCCTGCACGTGCCCGACCGGCCCGGCACCAGGACGCGCTACCCCAAACGCCAGGGTCCGGCGATGACGTTCAGCTACCCGTACCTGCGGCTGGTCGTGCTGGTCGAGTGCGGCACCCGCGCCCTGCTCGGGGCGGCGTTCGGGCCCGAAAGCGCCGGTGAGCATGTCTACGCCCGCCGGCTGCTGGACAAACTCGACGCCGGGATGCTGCTGCTGGCCGACGCCTACTACGACAGCTGGAAGCTACTGGCCGACATCGCGGCCACCCGCGTGCAGTATCTGTGCCGCTCCGGTGCCGGCCGCGTCCCGCTGATCCTGACCCGGCTATCCGACGGCTCCTACCTGTCCGTTCTCGGCCACGGCCGGCTGAAGGTCCGCGTCATCGAGACCTGGGTCGAGATCACCCACGCCGACGGCGTCGTGCGCACGGAGCAGTGGCGGCTGATCACCAGCCTGCTCGACCACACCCGCTACCCCGCGGCCGACCTCGTGCAGCTCTACCACCAGCGCTGGCAGGTCGAGACGACCTACCTGTCGATCAAGTCCACGATCCTGGACGAGCGGGTCCTGCGCTCCCACCACCCCGCCGACATCGACCAGGAACTCTGGGCCCTGCTGACCGTCTACCAGACGATCATCCGGATCACCGTCGACGCGGTCGACGCCCTGCCAGACGTCGACTACCACCGGGCCAGCTTCACCGTCGCCCTCGAAACCGCACGCGACCAGGTCGTCACCGCCGAAGCCGTCATACCACCACCCGGCCACGCCGTACTGGTCGGCGCCATCGGACAGGCCGTGCAGGACAACCTGCTACCCGCCCGACGACGCCAACGCGCCAAAGCCCGCAGCCGCAAGAACCCGACCAGCAAATACGGCCCCAACGCCGGCAAACACCCGCAGCAGACCCAGACCTACACCTTCCACGCCACCGTCACCATCTTCGAAGAAGGCTTGACAGCCCGCTCAAATCCTTAA
- a CDS encoding HypC/HybG/HupF family hydrogenase formation chaperone, whose product MCLGIPGEVVEIMTDRPDLAQVDVGGVRRAINIGLLEPGEIGVGDWVLIHVGFALSKIDEAEARAAMDFLKSIGDAYTDELAALQNSKID is encoded by the coding sequence ATGTGCCTGGGCATCCCCGGCGAGGTCGTCGAGATCATGACCGACCGGCCGGACCTGGCGCAGGTCGACGTCGGCGGCGTACGTCGCGCCATCAACATCGGGCTGCTCGAACCCGGTGAGATCGGCGTGGGCGACTGGGTGCTGATCCACGTCGGCTTCGCGCTGTCCAAGATCGACGAGGCGGAGGCGCGGGCCGCCATGGACTTCCTCAAGAGCATCGGCGACGCGTACACCGACGAGCTGGCCGCGCTGCAGAACTCGAAGATCGACTAA
- a CDS encoding hydrogenase maturation nickel metallochaperone HypA → MHEIGLCESILGAVTQRADGRRVNRVKVRIGVRHGVAEPALKQGFALVATGTTADGAEIDMVTVPAHVACAACGRHEQSLDMLPVCGHCGSADVVVTGGDDLILEELHVADRTA, encoded by the coding sequence ATGCATGAAATCGGGCTCTGTGAGAGCATCCTCGGCGCGGTCACCCAGCGCGCCGACGGGCGGCGGGTCAACCGGGTGAAGGTGCGCATCGGCGTGCGGCACGGGGTCGCCGAGCCCGCGCTCAAGCAGGGCTTCGCGCTCGTCGCCACGGGCACCACCGCCGACGGCGCCGAGATCGACATGGTGACCGTGCCGGCCCACGTGGCCTGCGCGGCGTGCGGGCGCCACGAGCAGTCCCTGGACATGCTGCCGGTGTGCGGGCACTGCGGCAGCGCGGACGTGGTGGTCACCGGCGGCGACGACCTCATCCTCGAAGAGTTGCACGTCGCCGACCGGACGGCCTGA